Proteins from a genomic interval of Medicago truncatula cultivar Jemalong A17 chromosome 3, MtrunA17r5.0-ANR, whole genome shotgun sequence:
- the LOC25489870 gene encoding aspartic proteinase nepenthesin-1 → MFMATQNCSKCVMLVTLLVTILFVHPTFSTSRGSLNHHQISQGGFRITLRHVDSGKNLTKLERVQHGINRGHSRLQRLNAMVLASSTTEDSSQVEAPVHAGNGEYLMELSIGTPPISYPAVLDTGSDLIWTQCEPCSQCYKQPTPIFDPKKSSTFSKLSCSSNLCNALPSPTCSNNGCNYVYSYGDYSMTQGILGSETFTFGDDKKNQVSVKNIGFGCGEDNEGKGFEQASGLVGLGRGPLSLVSQLQEQEFSYCLTSMDDTKQSVLLLGSLPNVNATKQVTTPLITNPLQPSFYYISLEGISVGDTKLSIEQSTFEVSDDGSGGVIIDSGTTITYIEENAFDSLKKEFTSQTKLPVDKSGSTGLDVCFSLPSGKTEVEIPKLVFHFKGGDLELPGENYMIADSSLGVACLAMGASNGMSIFGNIQQQNILVNHDLQKETITFIPTQCNKL, encoded by the coding sequence ATGTTCATGGCTAcacaaaattgttcaaaatgTGTCATGTTGGTAACACTACTAGTAACAATTCTCTTTGTTCATCCAACATTCTCAACATCAAGAGGGTCTCTCAACCATCACCAAATCTCTCAAGGCGGGTTCCGAATCACTCTTCGCCACGTTGATTCCGGCAAAAACTTGACTAAACTCGAGCGCGTTCAACATGGCATTAACCGGGGACATAGCCGACTTCAAAGACTAAATGCAATGGTGTTAGCATCATCCACAACTGAAGATTCATCTCAAGTGGAAGCACCGGTTCACGCCGGAAACGGTGAGTATCTAATGGAACTATCCATTGGAACACCACCAATTTCTTACCCAGCAGTTTTGGATACAGGAAGTGACCTCATATGGACTCAATGTGAACCTTGTTCACAATGTTACAAACAACCAACACCaatttttgatccaaaaaaaTCCTCAACCTTTTCTAAACTCTCATGTAGTAGCAACCTATGCAATGCTTTACCTTCTCCAACTTGCAGCAACAATGGTTGCAATTATGTTTATTCATATGGTGATTATTCTATGACACAAGGTATTTTAGGTAGTGAAACATTCACTTTTggtgatgataaaaaaaaccaagtttcagTTAAAAACATTGGTTTTGGTTGTGGTGAAGACAATGAAGGAAAAGGGTTTGAACAAGCTTCAGGGTTGGTTGGATTAGGACGTGGTCCTTTATCTTTGGTTTCTCAATTACAAGAACAAGAATTCTCTTATTGTTTAACCTCAATGGATGACACAAAACAAAGTGTTCTTTTGTTAGGTTCTCTTCCAAATGTTAATGCCACAAAACAGGTAACAACACCACTTATCACAAATCCATTGCAAccatctttttattatatttcacttGAAGGTATCTCTGTTGGTGACACAAAATTGTCAATTGAGCAATCAACTTTTGAGGTTAGTGATGATGGAAGTGGTGGTGTAATTATTGATTCTGGCACAACAATTACTTACATTGAAGAGAATGCTTTTGATTCATTGAAGAAAGAGTTTACATCTCAAACAAAATTACCGGTCGATAAATCGGGTTCAACTGGATTAGATGTTTGTTTTAGTTTGCCATCAGGGAAAACAGAAGTTGAAATTCCAAAATTAGTTTTTCATTTCAAAGGTGGTGATTTGGAATTGCCTGGTGAAAATTATATGATTGCTGATTCAAGTTTAGGTGTTGCTTGTTTAGCTATGGGAGCTTCTAATGGAATGTCTATCTTTGGtaatattcaacaacaaaatattttggttaatcatgatcttcagaaggaaacTATTACTTTTATTCCTACTCAATGTAATAAGTTGTGA
- the LOC25489872 gene encoding uncharacterized protein: protein MAPPSEKNPRKRTWDHEKDLYDFLLHKIRDPNTQKKKLYDLLLHKFYINDPKADSDLIKITDGPSSIIQSQLLHLQEQNNDSNSNEEENERHRFLLKHMKRHGKSNVLEIVEDDVYVKYGGDESSCATKKKDKLGGKRRNVQTNRVVSKKGGRGRKLKGATKLSGSAARKRGINNKKSDVASKGNKNAGKRKRGRPIKIPEKNDVNEEEGVSAVKATFVDESVKKEIQDDDGDDGDDVIDIINVESLDNEVNPRKVAEFREKLMKEINRPYCEEEHKKLSREINARTPVQKYRDLRGSSKTYKGDHDGKSFLDHHLDLLKELEAARDDFPKVLRLLRGFFFWLKHSPLEGGFMPWRDPSCF, encoded by the exons ATGGCACCCCCTTCAGAGAAGAACCCTAGAAAGAGAACATGGGATCATGAaaaagatttatatgatttcCTTCTTCACAAGATTAGGGACCCTAATACTCAAAAGAAAAAGCTCTACGACCTTCTTCTTCACAAATTTTACATTAACGATCCAAAAGCCGACTCAGACTTGATAAAGATCACAGATGGTCCATCCAGTATTATACAATCTCAGCTGCTTCATCTTCAGGAACAAAACAACGACAGCAACagcaatgaagaagaaaatgaacgACATAGGTTTTTATTGAAGCATATGAAGCGTCATGGAAAATCTAATGTACTTGAGATAGTTGAGGATGATGTGTATGTAAAATATGGGGGGGATGAATCATCATGtgcaacaaagaaaaaggataaACTTGGTGGAAAGAGACGTAATGTTCAAACAAATCGTGTGGTTTCAAAGAAGGGTGGTAGGGGTAGGAAATTGAAAGGTGCAACAAAACTCTCTGGCTCTGCTGCTAGGAAACGTGGGATTAACAATAAGAAAAGTGATGTGGCttcaaaaggaaataaaaatgcTGGTAAAAGGAAAAGAGGACGTCCGATAAAGATTCCAGAAAAGAACGATGTGAATGAGGAAGAAGGTGTTTCAGCTGTGAAAGCTACATTTGTTGATGAAAGTGTGAAAAAGGAGATTCAAGATGATGATGgcgatgatggtgatgatgtgaTTGATATAATTAATGTGGAAAGCTTG GATAATGAAGTCAATCCAAGGAAAGTGGCAGAATTTAGAGAAAAACTCATGAAAGAAATTAACAGGCCTTACTGTGAGGAAGAACATAAGAAACTATCAAGAGAAATTAATGCTCGAACACCGGTCCAAAAATACAGAGATCTGCGTGGGAGTAGCAAAACCTATAAGGGAGATCATGATGGAAAGTCTTTTCTTGATCATCATCTTG ATCTTCTAAAGGAATTAGAAGCAGCTCGTGATGATTTCCCCAAAGTTTTGCGTCTCCTGCGtggatttttcttttggttGAAA CATTCGCCGCTAGAAGGAGGGTTCATGCCATGGAGGGATCCATCGTGTTTTTGA
- the LOC25489871 gene encoding uncharacterized protein At1g10890, which produces MGRSLSRSPSYRRRHSRSRSPSPSPSHRRSRHHRRRRHRSRSSSSLSPPPRSRTPTLKHNKKDHPPTLNNKSSKRQQDEELKLLEEETARRIEEAIRKNVEEKLNSEEVKVEIERRVAEGVKKLFDDVEVQLEKEKQDALTEARRKEEQARKEREELDKMLEENRRRVEESQRREALELQRKEEERQRELEMIRRQKEEAARRKKLEDEEHANRNNSMGKNKSRANSYGL; this is translated from the exons ATGGGTCGTAGTTTATCACGTTCACCTTCATATAGAAGAAGACACTCTCGTTCACgatctccctctccctctccctctcatCGCCGCTCTCGACACCACCGCCGGCGAAGACATAGAAGTAGAAGCTCTTCCTCACTCTCTCCTCCACCCAGATCACGCACTCCCACTctcaaacacaacaaaaaagaCCATCCTCcaactcttaacaacaaaag TAGCAAACGTCAACAAGATGAAGAATTAAAACTATTGGAGGAAGAAACTGCAAGAAGAATAGAAGAAGCTATCCGAAAAAATGTTGAGGAGAAGCTTAATTCAGAGGAAGTCAAGGTGGAAATTGAAAGGCGTGTAGCAGAAGGCGTCAAGAAACTGTTTGATGATGTTGAAGTTcaacttgaaaaagaaaagcaagatgCTCTTACTGAAGCTAGAAGgaaagaa GAACAAGCTCGTAAAGAGAGAGAAGAGCTGGATAAGATGCTTGAAGAGAATAGAAGGAGAGTGGAAGAGTCTCAGAGAAGAGAAGCTCTAGAACTACAAAGGAAGGAGGAGGAGCGACAAAGGGAGTTAGAGATGATTCGGAGACAGAAAGAAGAGGCTGCTCGGAGAAAGAAGTTGGAAGACGAAGAACATGCTAATCGAAACAATTCTATGGGTAAGAACAAATCTAGGGCTAACTCGTAtggtttgtaa
- the LOC112420260 gene encoding CENP-B homolog protein 2-like, with product MASHLKGVAKSTMSDQIRKELCGYKRDNPASTQKDLQRWLEGKFQLKVSQGTISNTLKRSNDYLSAEIEKGRAEIKRHKPAKYPDMEKVVYEWFLQHQERVNITGELILQKARDTMKLLYPHDDSDFNFSTGWLGKFKHRHGIKSFRRFGESGFVDVQDMEHKLVSIREKIDQFPMKDVFNMDETRLFYRLQADHSLATKQLEGRKQDKERLTVVICCNEDGSEKILLWIIGKYAKPRCFKNVNMNSLDCQYRANQKAWMTSVLFDEYVRSFDQMMHGRRVLLVVDNCPAHPRNIEGLRNVELFFLPPNMTSKIQPCDAGIIRAFKMHYRRRFYRKILEGYEVGQSDPGKINVLDAINLAIPAWTIDVRNCFRHSKIRSASDVVGNLDESTFDEETQDLQTMINQSTL from the coding sequence ATGGCTTCTCATCTAAAAGGTGTTGCAAAATCAACTATGTCAGATCAAATACGTAAGGAGTTGTGCGGGTACAAGAGAGATAATCCTGCAAGCACACAAAAAGACTTGCAGAGATGGCTTGAGGGAAAATTTCAGTTGAAAGTTAGTCAAGGAACAATATCAAACACACTTAAGCGGTCAAATGACTATCTCTCTGCTGAAATAGAAAAGGGAAGAGCGGAGATCAAAAGACACAAACCAGCAAAATATCCTGACATGGAGAAGGTTGTTTATGAGTGGTTTCTACAGCATCAAGAACGTGTGAATATCACAGGAGAATTAATTTTGCAGAAGGCAAGAGATACAATGAAACTCTTGTACCCTCATGATGATTCAGATTTTAACTTCTCTACAGGATGGCTTGGGAAATTCAAGCACCGACATGGCATAAAGTCATTTCGTCGTTTTGGCGAGAGTGGGTTTGTTGATGTACAAGACATGGAGCATAAATTGGTATCGATTCGAGAGAAAATTGATCAGTTCCCTATGAAAGATGTTTTCAATATGGATGAAACTAGGTTGTTTTATAGGCTACAAGCTGATCATTCACTGGCAACAAAACAACTTGAAGGaagaaaacaagataaagaaagGCTGACGGTAGTTATTTGTTGCAATGAAGATGGCTCTGAAAAAATCCTTCTATGGATTATTGGGAAATATGCAAAGCCTCGTTGCTTCAAGAATGTCAACATGAATAGCTTGGATTGTCAGTATCGAGCTAACCAAAAAGCATGGATGACTAGTGTGCTTTTTGATGAATATGTTCGTTCATTTGACCAAATGATGCATGGTAGAAGAGTTCTACTTGTGGTGGATAATTGTCCAGCACATCCAAGAAATATTGAAGGGCTAAGAAACGTTGAGTTGTTCTTCTTGCCACCCAACATGACATCAAAGATTCAACCTTGCGATGCTGGGATAATAAGAGCTTTCAAGATGCATTACCGTAGAAGGTTTTACCGCAAAATATTGGAAGGTTATGAGGTGGGACAATCTGATCCAGGGAAGATAAATGTCCTTGATGCTATCAATTTGGCAATCCCAGCTTGGACGATAGATGTTCGAAATTGCTTCCGACACAGTAAAATTCGTTCAGCTAGTGACGTTGTAGGAAATTTGGATGAATCCACTTTTGATGAAGAAACTCAAGACCTCCAGACTATGATCAATCAATCCACTTtatga